The following proteins are encoded in a genomic region of Deinococcus arcticus:
- a CDS encoding GNAT family N-acetyltransferase, which translates to MTHALHPTAHLPTLRAFRQSDAADVARLVTDSVRGHWTYTPELFREVTPPTRLVAEQHGQVIATARLAPFGAGVPDALRLDLAGDGDAFTALTLALLAEVPAGFARVLGVTREDFTEQMTFFQAAGFRNAWQSWGAHLDLTAFNPAAFEPLQERLFLAGYEPERLSPDAPEADWDALFALHELGLSDRPRNPTTTPDPLTRDTLRGTIRREEAAFVTRFRGEMVALTRLSLRGPEVDSEDTVTHPEHRGRGVATALKAYALAWAKGEGHTHAGTGGTVLNLPMLRVNTRLGYRTERMWITWEKVLG; encoded by the coding sequence ATGACCCACGCGCTCCACCCCACCGCCCACCTGCCGACCCTCCGCGCCTTTCGCCAGAGCGACGCCGCCGACGTGGCCAGGCTGGTGACCGACAGCGTGCGCGGCCACTGGACCTACACGCCCGAGCTGTTTCGAGAAGTCACGCCGCCCACCCGCCTGGTGGCCGAGCAGCACGGTCAGGTGATCGCCACCGCGCGGCTGGCCCCATTTGGCGCCGGCGTGCCCGATGCCCTGCGGCTGGACCTCGCCGGAGACGGCGACGCGTTTACCGCCCTGACCCTGGCGCTGCTGGCCGAGGTGCCGGCCGGATTCGCCCGCGTGCTGGGCGTGACGCGAGAGGACTTTACCGAGCAGATGACGTTTTTTCAGGCGGCGGGTTTTCGCAACGCGTGGCAGTCGTGGGGCGCCCACCTGGACCTGACGGCCTTTAACCCGGCGGCGTTCGAGCCCTTGCAGGAGCGGCTGTTCCTGGCCGGCTACGAGCCCGAGCGCCTTTCACCGGACGCCCCCGAGGCTGACTGGGACGCGCTGTTTGCCCTGCACGAACTGGGGCTCAGCGACCGGCCCCGCAATCCCACGACCACGCCCGACCCTCTGACCCGTGACACCCTGCGCGGCACCATTCGCCGCGAAGAAGCGGCGTTTGTGACCCGTTTCCGGGGTGAAATGGTGGCCCTGACCCGCCTGAGCCTGCGCGGCCCCGAGGTGGATTCGGAAGACACCGTGACCCACCCAGAGCACCGGGGGCGCGGCGTGGCGACGGCCCTGAAGGCCTATGCGCTGGCCTGGGCAAAGGGGGAAGGGCACACCCACGCGGGGACCGGCGGCACGGTCCTGAATCTGCCCATGCTGCGCGTGAACACCCGCCTGGGCTACCGCACAGAGCGCATGTGGATCACCTGGGAAAAAGTGCTGGGCTGA
- the tkt gene encoding transketolase, translating into MSSDVSQLSVNTIRTLSIDAVQAANSGHPGAPLGAAPMAYVLWQDFLRFNPQHPEWAGRDRFVLSAGHASMLIYSLLHLTGYDMPLEDLKNFRQWGSKTPGHPEFFHTPGLDATTGPLGQGAAMTVGMAMAEAHLAARYNRGGFPIFNNHTYAVLGDGDLQEGVNHEAAALAGHLRLNKLIWLHDDNQIQLDTPTSKAESDDVAARYVSYGWNVLKVADGNDLDQIRAAIREAQTSDRPTLIQVRTVIGFGSPRAGTSKAHGEPLGAEGVATTKQALGWDYPAFTVPGEVAAHMNARECGAALEAEWNALMDGYRAAHPELGAEVDALLARDLPATLADALPSYEVGGKAVATRNASGEVINALAKVVPGLMGGSADLSGSTKTTIKDGGEMQADAMGGRNVLFGVREFGMAAAANGLSLYGGLRPMVGTFLVFADYLKPAFRLSAIQMQPVTYVLTHDSIGLGEDGPTHQPIDQIAMLRAVPGAHVIRPADANETAAAWQMALEYDKGPTAIALSRQDLPILPRNHAGVKKGAYVVRDAEGAAQVILIASGSEVSLALDAAEALSGEGIAARVVSMPCMEVFRAQERSYRDSVLTPGVKRVALEAASKAPWYEWVGLEGAVIGMDTFGASAPASVLFEKFGFSVQNVVKVVRGVL; encoded by the coding sequence ATGTCCTCTGACGTGTCGCAGCTGAGCGTGAACACCATCCGCACCCTGAGCATTGACGCCGTGCAGGCCGCCAACAGTGGTCACCCCGGCGCGCCGCTGGGGGCCGCTCCCATGGCCTACGTGCTGTGGCAGGACTTTCTGCGCTTCAACCCGCAGCACCCCGAATGGGCCGGGCGCGACCGTTTCGTGCTGTCGGCCGGGCACGCCAGCATGCTGATTTACAGCCTGCTGCACCTCACCGGCTATGACATGCCCCTTGAGGACCTGAAGAACTTCCGCCAGTGGGGCAGCAAAACCCCCGGGCACCCCGAGTTCTTCCATACCCCCGGCCTGGACGCCACCACCGGGCCGCTGGGCCAGGGCGCCGCGATGACCGTGGGCATGGCGATGGCCGAGGCCCACCTGGCCGCGCGCTACAACCGCGGCGGCTTCCCCATCTTCAACAACCACACCTACGCGGTGCTGGGCGACGGGGACCTGCAAGAAGGCGTGAACCACGAAGCCGCCGCCCTGGCCGGTCACCTGCGCCTGAACAAGCTGATCTGGCTGCACGACGACAACCAGATTCAGCTGGACACCCCCACCAGCAAGGCCGAAAGTGACGATGTGGCCGCGCGCTACGTGTCGTATGGCTGGAACGTGCTGAAGGTGGCCGATGGCAACGACCTGGACCAGATTCGCGCCGCCATCCGGGAAGCCCAGACCAGCGACCGCCCCACCCTGATTCAGGTGCGCACCGTGATTGGCTTTGGCAGCCCCCGCGCCGGCACCAGCAAGGCCCACGGCGAGCCGCTGGGCGCCGAGGGCGTGGCGACCACCAAGCAGGCCCTGGGCTGGGACTACCCCGCCTTTACCGTGCCGGGAGAAGTGGCGGCCCACATGAACGCCCGTGAATGCGGCGCCGCGCTGGAAGCCGAGTGGAACGCCCTGATGGACGGCTACCGCGCCGCGCACCCTGAACTGGGCGCCGAAGTGGACGCCCTGCTGGCCCGCGACCTGCCCGCCACACTGGCCGACGCCCTGCCCAGCTACGAGGTGGGGGGCAAGGCGGTCGCCACCCGCAACGCCAGCGGTGAGGTGATTAACGCCCTGGCCAAGGTGGTGCCGGGGCTGATGGGCGGCAGCGCCGACCTGTCGGGCAGCACCAAGACCACCATCAAGGATGGCGGCGAGATGCAGGCGGACGCGATGGGCGGGCGCAACGTGCTGTTCGGCGTGCGCGAGTTCGGCATGGCGGCCGCCGCCAACGGCCTGAGCCTGTACGGCGGCCTGCGCCCAATGGTCGGCACCTTCCTGGTGTTTGCCGATTACCTGAAACCGGCCTTCCGCCTCTCGGCCATTCAGATGCAGCCCGTGACCTATGTGCTCACCCACGACTCCATTGGTCTGGGCGAGGACGGCCCCACCCACCAGCCCATTGACCAGATCGCCATGCTGCGCGCGGTGCCCGGCGCCCACGTGATCCGCCCCGCCGACGCCAACGAAACGGCCGCTGCGTGGCAGATGGCCCTGGAATACGACAAGGGCCCCACCGCCATTGCCCTGTCCCGCCAGGACCTGCCGATTCTGCCGCGCAACCATGCGGGCGTGAAGAAGGGCGCCTATGTGGTCCGTGACGCCGAGGGGGCGGCCCAGGTCATCCTGATCGCATCGGGCAGCGAGGTCAGCCTCGCCCTGGACGCCGCCGAGGCCCTGAGTGGGGAAGGCATTGCCGCCCGCGTGGTGTCCATGCCCTGCATGGAAGTGTTCCGCGCCCAGGAGCGCTCCTACCGCGACTCCGTGCTGACGCCGGGCGTCAAGCGCGTGGCCCTTGAAGCCGCCAGTAAGGCCCCCTGGTACGAATGGGTGGGTCTGGAGGGGGCCGTGATTGGCATGGACACCTTCGGCGCCAGCGCGCCCGCCAGCGTGCTGTTCGAGAAGTTCGGCTTCAGCGTGCAGAACGTGGTGAAGGTGGTCAGGGGCGTACTGTAA
- a CDS encoding eCIS core domain-containing protein — translation MQRQLAELDAEATQPVLQRIQAKRGSGNPLPESIQRHLEQGLNHDLSRVRIHDDVEADTLARSVNALAFTTGSDIFFQSGKFNPNSQSGLELLAHEVTHTVQQSQGRVGPGVDPDAGLEAEARAMGARLAAPYRRVPVFTRLSTTASGSTSSALQRQAGPQLRQASANRNNVNPLANQPQTYTYFEMQPLNKGKPANLKFDHGFLQGKDGELDLSKMQKPTLGDYKNKLTWKAKAQAALVLRPDLIDAVSAYMHFLAGSGKSRDIGYERFFKNDPAGKRVYNSLVSDIGNAIIDKMLKTPNLKHKKKYTMSGSTPLLFVGAGDARYPYPATENWQKALGAHPLWADVYWSFTYNSKGKFEVGATIKIKVQDMYNFNPRSMDLATGTGDSVNGRFEITGSGRECINYGHAKRWITFSIDAAGIGSQQMNQSSPPRFTPPNPR, via the coding sequence TTGCAGCGGCAACTGGCGGAACTGGACGCGGAAGCGACGCAACCCGTTCTCCAGCGGATTCAAGCGAAACGGGGCAGTGGGAATCCGTTGCCAGAAAGCATTCAGCGGCATCTGGAACAGGGCCTGAACCATGATCTGTCCAGAGTGCGGATTCATGATGATGTGGAGGCGGATACGCTGGCCAGGAGCGTGAACGCCCTGGCGTTCACCACCGGGAGTGACATCTTTTTCCAGAGTGGGAAGTTCAATCCCAACAGCCAGAGCGGCCTGGAACTGCTGGCGCATGAAGTGACGCATACCGTGCAGCAGTCTCAGGGGCGGGTGGGGCCAGGCGTGGACCCTGATGCTGGCTTAGAGGCTGAAGCCCGGGCGATGGGGGCCAGATTGGCAGCGCCCTACCGGAGAGTGCCTGTATTCACTCGTCTGAGTACCACGGCTTCTGGGTCCACCTCTTCAGCGCTGCAACGTCAGGCTGGCCCGCAACTGCGTCAAGCCAGTGCGAATCGCAACAATGTCAACCCGCTGGCTAATCAGCCGCAGACCTATACTTATTTCGAGATGCAACCCTTGAACAAGGGAAAACCAGCGAATTTAAAATTCGATCACGGCTTCCTGCAAGGAAAAGACGGGGAGTTGGATTTGAGTAAGATGCAAAAACCCACATTGGGGGACTACAAAAATAAACTAACTTGGAAAGCGAAAGCGCAAGCTGCCCTTGTCCTTCGCCCTGATCTTATTGATGCTGTCTCGGCATATATGCATTTCCTGGCAGGATCGGGTAAATCGCGTGACATAGGGTACGAGCGCTTCTTCAAAAATGATCCGGCTGGCAAGCGAGTCTATAATTCACTTGTGAGCGATATAGGTAATGCCATCATTGATAAAATGCTGAAGACTCCTAATCTAAAACACAAGAAAAAATACACAATGTCTGGCTCAACTCCTCTTTTGTTTGTGGGTGCAGGTGATGCGAGATATCCATACCCCGCAACTGAAAACTGGCAGAAAGCACTCGGAGCTCACCCACTGTGGGCAGATGTTTACTGGTCATTCACATATAACTCAAAGGGAAAATTTGAAGTTGGAGCAACAATAAAGATCAAAGTACAGGACATGTATAACTTTAATCCCAGAAGCATGGACCTTGCAACTGGCACCGGCGATTCGGTCAACGGACGCTTCGAAATTACTGGATCGGGAAGGGAGTGCATTAACTATGGCCATGCCAAAAGGTGGATCACCTTTTCGATAGACGCCGCCGGAATTGGCTCTCAACAAATGAATCAGTCTTCTCCTCCTCGATTCACTCCACCCAACCCGAGATAA
- a CDS encoding ABC transporter ATP-binding protein: MPASPSVLRRLYGLLTPYRRTVGAGLLLLVGSVAAELYPPLVWIRVVDQGLPARDWTFIGWHLALLVAVFGVQQLLSAWRGLLLERAGQQFTLDMRLALYRKLQGQSAAYFESQRTGDLIARVTGDVDALQDVLVRGTDAVLANALRLLGVVAIFIALQPLLGVLTTLPMLVVGVMLWRYGRTVQPAYRAARARLGDLSALITDRLSGIRVVQGFAREGAETARVEALGRALYAEQLRAVRLRNRAFPRARFVGNLGNVIMLGGGAWLILAGQFTLGGLLAYRGYGRYFYGPIDDLVNIGDLLQRAAASGGRVFEVLDAPVAVQDHPGARPLPEPARGEVRFEGVTFGYDAARPVLRGVHLTIPAGQRVALLGESGAGKSTLLGLLTRTHDPQAGRVTLDGVDLRDLTLSSLRTHAAVMAQDTFLFHDTVAANVRYARPGATDAEVHAALQAAHALAFVQALPNGLNTVVGERGVKLSGGQRQRLSIARTLLAQPTVLLLDEPTSAVDAQSEVQVVAALQALMRGRTALIVTHRLSLARTADRVVVLRGGQIVEDGPPEALRRQGGAYAALEQAMGEAVGHERPVS, from the coding sequence ATGCCGGCTTCGCCCTCCGTTCTGCGCCGCCTGTACGGCCTGCTCACGCCCTACCGCCGCACGGTGGGCGCGGGCCTGCTGCTGCTGGTTGGCAGCGTGGCCGCCGAACTGTACCCGCCGCTGGTGTGGATCCGCGTGGTGGACCAGGGCCTGCCTGCCAGGGACTGGACCTTTATCGGCTGGCACCTCGCGCTGCTGGTGGCGGTCTTTGGCGTGCAGCAGCTGCTGTCGGCGTGGCGGGGGCTGCTGCTGGAACGGGCGGGGCAGCAGTTCACGCTGGACATGCGGCTGGCGCTGTACCGCAAGTTGCAGGGGCAGTCGGCGGCGTATTTCGAGTCGCAGCGCACCGGCGACCTGATTGCCCGCGTGACGGGTGACGTGGACGCCCTGCAGGACGTGCTGGTGCGCGGCACCGATGCGGTGCTGGCCAACGCCCTGCGCCTGTTGGGGGTGGTGGCCATTTTCATTGCCCTGCAGCCGCTGCTGGGCGTGCTGACCACCCTGCCCATGCTGGTGGTGGGGGTGATGCTCTGGCGCTACGGGCGCACCGTGCAGCCCGCCTACCGCGCCGCCCGCGCCCGCCTGGGCGACCTGAGTGCCCTCATTACCGACCGCCTGAGCGGCATCCGGGTGGTGCAGGGCTTTGCGCGTGAGGGCGCCGAGACTGCCCGCGTGGAGGCCCTGGGCCGCGCCCTGTACGCCGAACAGCTGCGCGCCGTGCGGCTGCGCAACCGCGCTTTTCCCCGCGCCCGCTTTGTGGGAAACCTGGGCAACGTGATCATGCTGGGCGGCGGCGCGTGGCTGATTCTGGCCGGGCAGTTCACGCTGGGCGGGCTGCTGGCCTACCGGGGCTACGGGCGCTACTTTTACGGCCCCATTGATGATCTGGTGAATATTGGCGACCTGCTGCAGCGCGCGGCGGCCAGTGGGGGGCGGGTCTTCGAGGTGCTGGACGCCCCGGTGGCCGTGCAGGACCACCCCGGTGCCCGGCCCCTGCCGGAACCCGCCCGGGGCGAGGTGCGATTTGAAGGCGTCACCTTTGGCTACGACGCGGCCCGCCCGGTGCTGCGCGGCGTTCACCTGACCATTCCGGCTGGGCAGCGGGTGGCCCTGCTGGGCGAATCCGGGGCAGGCAAGAGCACGCTGCTGGGCCTGCTGACCCGCACCCACGACCCGCAGGCCGGCCGCGTAACCCTGGACGGGGTGGACCTGCGTGACCTCACCCTGAGCAGCCTGCGCACCCACGCGGCCGTCATGGCGCAGGACACCTTCCTGTTTCACGACACGGTGGCCGCCAACGTGCGCTACGCCCGCCCGGGCGCCACCGACGCCGAGGTCCACGCCGCGCTGCAGGCCGCCCACGCCCTGGCCTTTGTACAGGCCCTGCCCAACGGCCTGAACACTGTGGTGGGCGAACGCGGGGTGAAGCTCTCGGGGGGGCAACGCCAGCGCCTGTCCATTGCCCGCACCCTGCTGGCCCAGCCCACCGTGCTGCTGCTGGACGAACCCACCAGCGCTGTGGACGCCCAGAGCGAGGTGCAGGTGGTGGCCGCCCTGCAGGCGCTGATGCGGGGCCGCACCGCCCTGATCGTGACCCACCGCCTGAGTCTGGCCCGCACCGCCGACCGGGTGGTGGTGCTGCGTGGCGGGCAGATTGTGGAGGACGGTCCCCCAGAGGCGCTGCGCCGCCAGGGAGGGGCCTACGCAGCTCTGGAACAGGCCATGGGTGAAGCCGTGGGCCACGAGCGGCCGGTGTCTTGA
- a CDS encoding aminotransferase class I/II-fold pyridoxal phosphate-dependent enzyme, which translates to MSWAVLEGRLLALQAAHRERTLHDWMPDPQPGYVRVNGARLLDLASNDYLGLSRRVWTPETAQAALRGHLLPAETEVVLDALTRFGAGAARLINGNHPVYALLERELAALKGTQAALVFGSGLAANLGVIPALVGRGDAVFSDALNHASIIDGVRLSRAQTHIYPTRDLAALEAQLRASSAPHKLIVTDALFSMDGTLAPLPELVALKRRYGAWLMVDEAHTGGVYGPQGAGLAHAQGVGAGIDVMMGTLGKAYGSVGAYIAGDEVLIRYLLNAARTFIFTTGLPPANIAVSLLNVLQARNMDSERRTLHDHAARFRRALSAQGLDTAGSESQVVPVVLGDEAVTLRRAAGLRAQGFGAVAIRPPTVAPGSTRIRFALSAVHTWADLERCVGALIGGRHPVRGAAFP; encoded by the coding sequence TTGAGCTGGGCGGTGCTGGAAGGGCGCCTCTTGGCCCTGCAGGCCGCGCACCGCGAGCGCACCCTGCACGACTGGATGCCGGACCCCCAGCCCGGGTACGTGCGGGTAAATGGGGCCCGCCTGCTGGACCTCGCCTCGAATGATTACCTGGGCCTGTCGCGCCGGGTCTGGACGCCCGAGACGGCCCAGGCGGCCCTGCGCGGCCACCTCCTGCCCGCAGAAACTGAAGTGGTGCTGGACGCCCTGACCCGTTTTGGCGCCGGGGCCGCGCGGCTCATCAATGGCAACCACCCCGTGTATGCCCTGCTGGAACGCGAACTGGCCGCCCTGAAGGGCACCCAGGCTGCGCTGGTGTTCGGCAGCGGGCTGGCAGCCAACCTGGGCGTGATTCCCGCGCTGGTGGGCCGGGGCGACGCCGTGTTCAGTGACGCCCTGAACCACGCCTCTATCATTGACGGCGTGCGTCTGAGCCGCGCCCAGACGCACATTTACCCCACGCGGGATCTGGCCGCCCTGGAGGCGCAGCTGCGGGCCAGCTCCGCGCCCCACAAGCTGATCGTCACCGACGCCCTGTTCAGCATGGACGGCACCCTGGCCCCGCTGCCCGAACTGGTGGCCCTGAAACGCCGCTACGGCGCGTGGCTGATGGTGGACGAGGCCCACACCGGCGGCGTGTACGGCCCCCAGGGCGCGGGGCTGGCCCACGCGCAGGGGGTAGGCGCTGGAATTGACGTCATGATGGGCACCCTGGGCAAGGCCTACGGCAGCGTGGGCGCCTACATTGCCGGGGACGAGGTGCTGATTCGCTACCTGCTGAACGCCGCGCGCACTTTCATCTTCACGACCGGGCTGCCGCCTGCGAACATCGCCGTGAGCCTGCTGAACGTGCTGCAGGCCCGCAACATGGACAGTGAGCGCCGCACCCTGCACGACCACGCCGCGCGGTTTCGCCGCGCCCTGAGTGCCCAGGGGCTGGACACGGCGGGCAGCGAGTCCCAGGTGGTCCCGGTGGTCCTGGGTGATGAGGCCGTGACCCTGCGCCGCGCCGCCGGGTTGCGTGCCCAGGGCTTTGGCGCCGTCGCTATCCGCCCGCCCACCGTGGCACCGGGCAGCACCCGCATCCGCTTTGCCCTGAGCGCCGTACACACCTGGGCCGACCTGGAACGGTGCGTGGGGGCACTGATCGGTGGCCGGCACCCGGTCCGGGGCGCCGCTTTCCCGTAG